The genomic DNA GCGCGCCGGAGCCGAGGAAGGTGGCCTTGTAGCGCTGGCCTTCTTCTTCCGCGAAACCCACCACCTCGAAGGCGAAGGGCAGGCGGCGCTTCTGCCGCTGGAGTTCGCGCACGCAGGCCATCGGCGTGAAGATGCCGAGCCGGCCGTCGTACTTGCCGCCGTTGCGCACGGTGTCGTAGTGCGAGCCGGTCAGCAGCGTCTTCGCATCCGGCGTGGCGGCTTCGTAGCGGCCGACCACGTTGCCCACGGCGTCGATCTGCACGCTGTCGAAGCCGGCCTCGCGCATGCCCTCGGCGATCTGCTGCGCGCAGGCGCGGTGCGCGTCGGTCAGGTAGGTCACGGTGAGCTGGCCCTTCTCGGCATAGCCCGGATCGGTGTGCTTCGCGAGCGCTTCGTGCCAGTCCCAGACCTCGTTGCCGAGCACCGGCTCGGCATCGAACTTGTCGTCCAGGCGGATCTCCGCGATGCGGTGGATGTTGCGCAGCGCTTCGCCGAGCTCGAAGGCCGGATGGTGGTGCAGCCGGCGTTCGAAGGTCTCGATGATCTCGCGCTTGGCCAGACCCGTGCCGCGCGGTCCGCGCACCGCGAGGATGAAGGGAAAGCCGAACTTGGCGTTGTAGTCGGCATTGAGCTGCCGGATCTTCGCGAACTCCTCGGGCGTGCAATCGGTGAGGCCCGCCTTGCTCTGTTCGTTCGTCGATTCGGCCGTGAGGCTCTTGCTCACCATGGCCTTGCCCGCGAGTTCGGGGTGGGCGCGGATCAGGCCGAGCTTCTCGTCTTGCGATGCGGCCGTCACGGCCTGCGCCAGCGCGTACTTGAGGTGCGCGAGCGAGCGGAAGGGCCGCGTCGCAAGCGCCTTGGCGGCGATCCATGGCGAATGCTCGTAGACGCCGTCGAGCAGCGCGGCGGCCTGGCCGGGCGAGGCTGCATTCAATTGGTCGAGGGTGAGGGCCATGTCAGTCTCCGTGGGTCGCGACGTAGGGATGCTGTGTCTTCCAGTGCCGCGCGATGTCGAGCCGGCGGCAGACCCAGACGCGGTCGTGCGCGGCAATGTGGTCCAGGAAGCGCTGCAGCGCCGTGATGCGCCCGGGCCGTCCGAGCAGGCGGCAGTGCATGCCGATGCTCATCATCTTGGGCGCCTCGTCGCCTTCGGCATAGAGCGCGTCGAAGCTGTCCTTCATGTACTGGAAGAACGGGTCGGCGTGCGAATAGCCCTGCGGCAGCGCGAAGCGCATGTCGTTGCAATCGAGCGTGTAGGGAACGATCAGCTGCGGCACGACCTCGCCGTCGGTCTTGCGCACCTTCATCCAGAAGGGCAGGTCGTCGCCGTAGTAGTCGCTGTCGTATTCGAAGCCGCCGTAGTCGGCCACCAGGCGGCGTGTGCGCGGGCTGTCGCGGCCGGTGTACCAGCCGAGGGCGCGCTCGCCGGTGGTGCGCTCGATGGCTTCCATGCCCAGGCGCATGTGCTCGCGTTCGGTGGCCTCGTCGAGGTTCTGGTAATGGATCCATCGCCAGCCGTGGCAGGCGATCTCGTGGCCGAGTTCCTTGAAGGCGACCGCGATCTCGGGATAGCGCTCCAGCGCCATGCCGACGCCGAACACCGTCAGCGGCAGGCCGCGCTTCTCGAACTCGCGCAGGATGCGCCAGACGCCCGCGCGCGAGCCGTACTCGTAGATCCCTTCCATGCTGATGTGGCGGTCCGGGAAGCTCGCGGGATTGAACATCTCGGAGAGGAATTGCTCGGAGCCCGCGTCGCCGTGCAGCACGCAGTTCTCGCTGCCTTCCTCGTAGTTGAGAACGAACTGCACTGCGATGCGCGCCCGGCCGGGCCATTGCGCATGCGGCGGGTTGCGGCCGTAGCCGACCAGGTCGCGCGGATAGGACAGGGTGGTGTCGTAGCTGCTCATGGGTATTCAGGCCAGTGCAAGGGAGATGTCGTGGGTCGGGACTTTGCGGTCGAAGGTGAGGTTGGCCTCGACGTTCATCAGGTGATCGGTCATGAGCTTGACGGCGCGCTCCTCGTCGCGGGCGGCGAGCGCCTTCACGATGTCGGCATGCTCGTCGTTCGAATGCTCGGCGGCCGTGGCGCTCTGGTACATCAGCGTAATGAGCGCGCAGCGCGAGATCAGCTCGCCGAGGATCTGGGCCAGCACGGTGTTGCCCATCAGCTCGGCCATGCGCACGTGGAAGTCGCCGAGCAGCTCGGTGCGGCCGGAGATGTCCTCGCCGGACACGGCGGCTTTCTCGAGCGCGACATGCTCCTTCAGCGCCTTGATCTTGGCCGGCGTCACGCTGCGCACGAAGGCGCGCGTCATCTCGGCCTCCAGCATGCGGCGCACCGCGAACACCTGCCGGGCCTCGTCGACCGCGGGCGCCGCGACGAAGGCGCCGCGCGCGGGTTCGAGCCGGATCAGCTTGTTCTGCGACAGCTGGAAAAGGGCCTGCCGCACCAGCGTGCGGGAGACGCCGAAGTGGTCGGCCAGCTTCTGCTCGGCCAGCTTGCTGCCGGGCTGCAGGCGGTGCTCCACAATGGCTTTGGTCAGCGCGTCGACGATCGCGCGGGTGGTGGTCGAGTCCATGTTTTTCATGATAGACCCAAAGCCTATAACTGTATACACTTTTGTCGACCGTAATTTCCCGAATGCACCGAAGGAGCACTCCATGGGCCTGAGCACCCACGTACTGGACACCATGCACGGCGGCCCGGCGGCCGGCATGCAGGTCGCGCTGTTCACCACCGACGGCACGGAAGAAGACGCGCGTGCCACGCTGGTGCGGCGCTTCACGCTGAACGCGGACGGCCGCAGCGACGCGCCGCTCTACGACAACAGCACGTTGCGCGCGGGCACCTACCGGTTGGTGTTCGATGTCGCGGGCTACTTCAAGGCGCGCGGCGTGCAGCTGCCGGAGCCGAACTTCCTGAACCGCGTCGCGCTCGACTTCGGCGTCGCGCACACCGACGAGCACTACCATGTGCCGCTGCTGGTCAGCCCGTGGAGCTATTCGACCTACCGCGGGTCCTGAGTCAGTCCCCCACTTGCTGGCCTTCGCTGAGCGTATCGAGTTGAAAGTGACCTTCGTCGTCCCACAGCCAGGTATCGGTCCAGGTGACCTTGCCCAGCTGCGTCGCGGCGGGGAAGGGCGAGGCCTGCAGCACCATGCGTTCGGTCTCGGCGATCGCATCGGGCGCATGCGTGGGCGCGCGCAGCCAGTGCATCGAGAGCACCTTGCCGCCCGCATCGAGGTTGACCTGCAGCGTGCCGACCGCATAGAGCAGAGGCGGCAGCTTGCCGGCGTAGATGCGGCTCCTGTTGGCGGCATAGATGTGGCGCGCCGCGTCGCGCCGGTAGTCGCGCGCGGTGGCTGCGCGCGAGGGCGATGGCCGCGGGCCGGACGCTTCGGCGGGATTGGCCGTGGCCTTCGAGAGCTGTCCCGGCACGGTGCCGGCGATCGGTGCGGTGGGATTGCTGCCGCAGGCGGCGAGCCAGAGCGCGGAGAGCAGTGCGCCAGCCCGGGCGAGGCGGCGCGTCATGGGCTTGGAATTCATCGGCGCGGTTATACCGTGCCCGCATCCGGGCCGCGCAACCGGAGGTATCGGCGATGAGCGGCGCGGTCGACGAACTGCTCGCGCGCCTGAAGCGCGAGAGCGGCGTGCTGGTGCGTGTCGAGTCGACCCAGGGCTCCGCGCCGCGCGAGGCCGGCACCTGGATGGTGGTGTGGGCCGATGGGCTCACGGCCACCATCGGCGGCGGACAGCTCGAATTCCAGGCCACCGATGAAGCACGCGCCTGGCTTGCCGGTGGGCCGCCCATCGAAGGCGTGCAGCGCTATCCGCTCGGCCCGAGCCTGGGCCAGTGCTGCGGCGGTGTCGTGTTCCTCTCGTTCCGCCGCATCTCGGCCGCGGACGCGAAGGCGCTGCAGACCGAATTGCTGGCGCACCTCGAACCGATCGCGTTGTTCGGCGGCGGCCACGTGGGTGCGGCGCTCGCGCGGCTGCTGTCGACGCTGCCCTTCTCGGTACGCTGGATCGACAGCCGCGACGGCGTGTTTCCCGACGACCTGCCGGCACAGATCGAGACCGAGCATTCCGATCCCGTGCAGGACGCGGTCGCGCAGCTCGCGCCGGGCTCGCGCGTGCTGATCATGAGCTTCAGCCATGCGGAGGATCTCGACATCGTGATCGCCTGCCTGAAGCGCCTGCGCGCCCGCGGCGACCTGCCTTACGTGGGCCTGATCGGCAGCAAGACCAAGTGGGCGACCTTCCGCCATCGGCTGGAGGCACGCGGTTTCACGGCCGAGGAGATGGCCCGCATCACCTGCCCGATCGGCGTGCCGGGCATCACGGGCAAGGAGCCGGAAGTGATCGCCGTCGCCGTGGCGGCACAGCTGTTGCAGCAATGAGCACCCCCCAGGCTTGCCCATTGCGTGTGGCCGCCCACCCCCTTGCAGGGGGCAATACCTGCGGGCCGGCGAAGCCGGTTCCGCGGTATTCCTGGAATGGGGCTTGCATGGATGCAGGGTTTTCCTGCACATCGCATGAAGATAATTCCCGCAATCTTTTGGGAAAAAGTGTATACACTTCAGTCCACAACAAGCCGCAGCGGAGCGAGGTCCCCAGCAGGGTCTGCGTTCGCGGCACTTTCTCTGCTTACAGCGCCCGCAGTGGTGAGCAGGCCGGAACCACACCACGGCGCCCTCACGCGCCGACAAGGTTGAGAGCACATGGAAAGCTACTACCTCGACTGGGCCAATCTGCTGCTGCGCTGGGTCCACGTCATCACCGCTGTCGCCTGGATCGGCGCCTCCTTCTACTTCGTGATGCTGGACAACAGCCTCGAGAAGCCCGAGGACCAGGAGTCGCTGGACAAGGGCGTGGGCGGCGAGCAATGGGCCGTGCACGGCGGCGGCTTCTACAACCTGCAGAAGTACACGCTGTCGCCCAAGAAGCTGCCCGAGCACCTGCACTGGTCGTACTGGGAAAGCTATTCGACCTGGCTCACCGGGTTCGGCCTCTTCACCATGTCGTACCTGTGGAACGCCAGCACCTACCTGATCGACAAGTCGAAGATGGACTGGCAGCCCGGCGCCGCGATCGGCGTGGCGCTCGCCTTCTTCGTCGTGTTCTGGATCGTCTACGACGCCATCTGCCAGATCTTCGGCCAGCGCAAGAACGGCGACACCATCGTCGGCGTGCTGGTCGCCGTCTTCATCGCTTTCGCGGCCTGGCTGGCCTGCCACTGGTTCGCGGGCCGCGCCGCCTTCCTGCTGGTGGGCGCGATGATGGCCACGACCATGAGCGGCAACGTGTTCTTCTGGATCATTCCCGGCCAGCGCAAGAACGTGGCCGCGCTGCGCGAGGGCCGGCCGGTGGATCCGATCCACGGCCAGCGCGGCAAGCAGCGCAGCGTGCACAACACCTACTTCACGCTGCCCGTGGTGTTCGCGATGCTGAGCAACCACTACAGCTTCACCTACACCAACCAGTACAACTGGATCGTGCTGCTGCTGATCATGCTCGGCGGCGCGGCGATCCGGCAGTTCTTCGTGGTGCGGCACCGCTTCAAGCTCGGCAATGCGCGCAACCCGATTCCCTATGCGCTGTTCGGCATCGCCGTGCTCGGGCTCACCATCGTCTGGATGAAGCCCGAACCCGCCGCCGAGCCGGCGCCGGGCGCAGCGGTGCAGAAGGTGTCCTACGGCGACGTGCAGAAGATCTTCGAGGCGCGCTGCTACATGTGCCACGGCGCGCAGGTGCAGATGAAGAACGTGCGCCTCGATTCGCCCGATCAGGTCGCCGCGCATGCGCAGGCCGTGTACCAGCAGGCGGTCGTCACCAAGATCATGCCGATGAACAACGCGACCGGCATCACCGATGCGGAGCGCGCGATGATCGGCAAATGGTTCGAGGCGGGAGCGCCCACCAAGTAATCGAAGCCCGCTCCCGCATGACTTCTGGGAGGGGGAGCGAAGACAATCGGCAGTGGAGAAAGTCAATGAGCGCATCACGCACCGCACCCAACCCCCGCACCGCCCCGCGCGAATTCCTCGAACACCTCTACCGCGTCGCCGTCGAGCGCGCGCTGCCTCTGGCCAGCATGGGCCCGTACCTGCCCAAGCCGCCCAAGGGCCGCACGCTGGTGTTCGGCGCCGGCAAGGCCGGCGGCTCGATGGCGCAGGCGCTGGAGGCGCTGTGGCCCGCCGATGCGCCGCTGTCGGGCCTGGTGGTCACGCGCTACGGTCACATCCCGCCGCGGCCCGAAGGTCTGGCGCAGCGCATCGAACTCGTCGAGGCCGCGCATCCGGTGCCCGACGCAGCTGGCGAGAAGGCCGCCGCGCGCATCCTCGCACTGACCGAAGGCCTCACGGCCGACGACCTCGTGCTGTGCCTGATCTCGGGCGGCGGCTCGTCGGTGCTCACGCTGCCGGCCGAGGGCCTGACGCTGGAGGACAAGCAGCGCGTCAACCAGCAACTGCTCGAATCGGGCGCGGGCATCGGCGAGATGAACTGCGTGCGCAAGCACTTGTCGCGCATCAAGGGCGGCCGTCTCGCCGCCGCCTGCGCGCCGGCGCAGGTGGTCACGCTCACCATCAGCGACGTGCCGGGCGACGACCCGGCCATCATCGCGAGCGGTCCCACCGTGCCCGATGCCAGCACCTGTGCCGACGCGCTGGCCATCCTGGGCCGCTACCGCATCGAGGTGCCGGTGGCCGTGCGCGCGCAACTCGAAAGCGGCGCGCTCGAAACGCCGAAGCCGGCCGACGTGGTGTTCAAGGGCCATGCCACGCACCTGATCGCGACGCCGCAGCAATCGCTCGAAGCCGCGGCCGCGGCCGCGCGCGCGGCCGGCCTCGAAGCGCACATCCTGAGCGACGAGATGGAAGGCGAGTCGCGCGAGGTCGGCAAGGTGCATGCCGCGCTCGCGCGTGCCGTGGCGCTGCGCGGCGAGCCTTTCGCGAAGCCCTGCGTGATCCTTTCGGGCGGCGAGACCACGGTCACGATCCGTCCTCGCCAGCCGGGCCAGCCCAAGGGCCGCGGCGGCCGGGCCGGCGAGTTCTGCATGGGCCTGGCGGGCGCGCTGATGGGCCAGCCCGGCGTCTGGGCATTGGCCGCCGACACCGACGGCATCGACGGCGTCGAGGACAACGCCGGCGCCTTCGTCACGCCCGACACGCTCGCGCGCGCCGAAGCCGCGGGCTGCAAGCTGGCCGCGCACCTCGATCGCAACGATGCCTACGGTTACTTCGATGCGATCGGCGATCTGCTGGTCACAGGGCCGACGCATACCAACGTGAACGACTTCCGGGCGCTCCTGATTCTTTGAAGAGCGCGGGCGGCGCTTAGAGCGGCTAACAAGACGTCGTGAGAGTCCGAACGCAGATGACGCAGCACGCCAGGGAAAGCAGCGCGACATGAACGTCGATGCGACGCTCGAATCGGGTGCGCAGCTTGCCGAAGGAAGCCAGCCAGGAGTGAGTGCGCCCGACCACCCAGCGGTGGTGACCGAGCCGATCATTGCGCTCGATGCATCTAAGGGCGAAGTGGTGTTAGCGGGCAATAGACCACACAAGGTCGCAGGATCCGAGTCTAACGATCCCAATTGTTGATCGGCAGCTTTCAGTCATGGGGCGGTGTCCTCGTTTCGAGCCTGTCTCGGATAGTTCTCGCAATATTCAGCCTCTCTCGATCTCACGCCGAGGCTCTTCCGCAATCACGGCAAGCACAACCCAACGTCGCAACTGCGCGCGTTGCCAACTCCCGTTGACATCTCATT from Variovorax sp. PBL-E5 includes the following:
- the xdhC gene encoding xanthine dehydrogenase accessory protein XdhC; this translates as MSGAVDELLARLKRESGVLVRVESTQGSAPREAGTWMVVWADGLTATIGGGQLEFQATDEARAWLAGGPPIEGVQRYPLGPSLGQCCGGVVFLSFRRISAADAKALQTELLAHLEPIALFGGGHVGAALARLLSTLPFSVRWIDSRDGVFPDDLPAQIETEHSDPVQDAVAQLAPGSRVLIMSFSHAEDLDIVIACLKRLRARGDLPYVGLIGSKTKWATFRHRLEARGFTAEEMARITCPIGVPGITGKEPEVIAVAVAAQLLQQ
- the uraH gene encoding hydroxyisourate hydrolase, translating into MGLSTHVLDTMHGGPAAGMQVALFTTDGTEEDARATLVRRFTLNADGRSDAPLYDNSTLRAGTYRLVFDVAGYFKARGVQLPEPNFLNRVALDFGVAHTDEHYHVPLLVSPWSYSTYRGS
- the uraD gene encoding 2-oxo-4-hydroxy-4-carboxy-5-ureidoimidazoline decarboxylase, coding for MALTLDQLNAASPGQAAALLDGVYEHSPWIAAKALATRPFRSLAHLKYALAQAVTAASQDEKLGLIRAHPELAGKAMVSKSLTAESTNEQSKAGLTDCTPEEFAKIRQLNADYNAKFGFPFILAVRGPRGTGLAKREIIETFERRLHHHPAFELGEALRNIHRIAEIRLDDKFDAEPVLGNEVWDWHEALAKHTDPGYAEKGQLTVTYLTDAHRACAQQIAEGMREAGFDSVQIDAVGNVVGRYEAATPDAKTLLTGSHYDTVRNGGKYDGRLGIFTPMACVRELQRQKRRLPFAFEVVGFAEEEGQRYKATFLGSGALTGHFNPAWLDQKDADGITMREARAHAGLKDEEIAGLERDPSRYLGFVEVHIEQGPVLTELDLPLGIVTSINGGLRYVGEVIGMASHAGTTPMGRRNDAAAAVAELILFAEQRAAKDGDSVATVGMLEVPSGSINVVPGRCKFSLDLRAPNDPQRDAMVADVMAALKEICDRRGVRYVLEESMRAAAAPSAPEWQQRWEKAVDALGVPLFRMPSGAGHDAMKLHEVMPQAMLFVRGINSGISHNPLESSTNDDIQLGVQAFQLLLDNLASEQAH
- the puuE gene encoding allantoinase PuuE, coding for MSSYDTTLSYPRDLVGYGRNPPHAQWPGRARIAVQFVLNYEEGSENCVLHGDAGSEQFLSEMFNPASFPDRHISMEGIYEYGSRAGVWRILREFEKRGLPLTVFGVGMALERYPEIAVAFKELGHEIACHGWRWIHYQNLDEATEREHMRLGMEAIERTTGERALGWYTGRDSPRTRRLVADYGGFEYDSDYYGDDLPFWMKVRKTDGEVVPQLIVPYTLDCNDMRFALPQGYSHADPFFQYMKDSFDALYAEGDEAPKMMSIGMHCRLLGRPGRITALQRFLDHIAAHDRVWVCRRLDIARHWKTQHPYVATHGD
- a CDS encoding glycerate kinase type-2 family protein, which gives rise to MSASRTAPNPRTAPREFLEHLYRVAVERALPLASMGPYLPKPPKGRTLVFGAGKAGGSMAQALEALWPADAPLSGLVVTRYGHIPPRPEGLAQRIELVEAAHPVPDAAGEKAAARILALTEGLTADDLVLCLISGGGSSVLTLPAEGLTLEDKQRVNQQLLESGAGIGEMNCVRKHLSRIKGGRLAAACAPAQVVTLTISDVPGDDPAIIASGPTVPDASTCADALAILGRYRIEVPVAVRAQLESGALETPKPADVVFKGHATHLIATPQQSLEAAAAAARAAGLEAHILSDEMEGESREVGKVHAALARAVALRGEPFAKPCVILSGGETTVTIRPRQPGQPKGRGGRAGEFCMGLAGALMGQPGVWALAADTDGIDGVEDNAGAFVTPDTLARAEAAGCKLAAHLDRNDAYGYFDAIGDLLVTGPTHTNVNDFRALLIL
- a CDS encoding urate hydroxylase PuuD; this translates as MESYYLDWANLLLRWVHVITAVAWIGASFYFVMLDNSLEKPEDQESLDKGVGGEQWAVHGGGFYNLQKYTLSPKKLPEHLHWSYWESYSTWLTGFGLFTMSYLWNASTYLIDKSKMDWQPGAAIGVALAFFVVFWIVYDAICQIFGQRKNGDTIVGVLVAVFIAFAAWLACHWFAGRAAFLLVGAMMATTMSGNVFFWIIPGQRKNVAALREGRPVDPIHGQRGKQRSVHNTYFTLPVVFAMLSNHYSFTYTNQYNWIVLLLIMLGGAAIRQFFVVRHRFKLGNARNPIPYALFGIAVLGLTIVWMKPEPAAEPAPGAAVQKVSYGDVQKIFEARCYMCHGAQVQMKNVRLDSPDQVAAHAQAVYQQAVVTKIMPMNNATGITDAERAMIGKWFEAGAPTK
- a CDS encoding GntR family transcriptional regulator, whose protein sequence is MKNMDSTTTRAIVDALTKAIVEHRLQPGSKLAEQKLADHFGVSRTLVRQALFQLSQNKLIRLEPARGAFVAAPAVDEARQVFAVRRMLEAEMTRAFVRSVTPAKIKALKEHVALEKAAVSGEDISGRTELLGDFHVRMAELMGNTVLAQILGELISRCALITLMYQSATAAEHSNDEHADIVKALAARDEERAVKLMTDHLMNVEANLTFDRKVPTHDISLALA